From Paraflavitalea devenefica, the proteins below share one genomic window:
- a CDS encoding RNA polymerase sigma factor, with protein MNEYKNLPAADLRIIENLTGGGINRRKGEEELFTTYMYFIHEGMRKHALTEDESFDAYSDTILSAIDKIADGTFERASSLKTWLYKIFHNKSVDLLRKKATNKNKVHQTVSITDMLVHVSDAAKSIVQKLADQADENLLKQRLAETGDTCHQLLQLSAEGYTDKEIAAMMEYKTADVVKTSRLRCLEKLRRLYNPT; from the coding sequence ATGAATGAATATAAAAATTTACCTGCCGCTGATCTCCGGATCATTGAAAATCTTACCGGCGGAGGTATTAACAGGAGAAAAGGAGAGGAAGAATTATTTACAACTTATATGTATTTTATACACGAGGGCATGCGCAAGCACGCCCTCACGGAAGATGAGTCTTTTGACGCCTATTCCGATACCATCCTCTCCGCTATTGACAAGATCGCCGACGGGACTTTTGAGCGCGCTTCTTCCCTGAAAACCTGGCTTTATAAAATTTTTCATAACAAAAGCGTTGACCTGTTGCGGAAAAAAGCGACTAATAAGAATAAGGTGCATCAAACGGTATCCATCACAGACATGCTGGTACACGTATCGGATGCTGCTAAATCCATCGTACAAAAGCTGGCCGATCAGGCAGATGAAAACCTCCTGAAGCAGCGACTGGCCGAAACAGGTGATACCTGCCACCAGTTACTGCAACTGTCGGCAGAAGGGTATACCGATAAGGAAATTGCTGCTATGATGGAATATAAGACAGCCGATGTAGTAAAAACCAGCAGGTTACGTTGCCTGGAGAAGTTGCGCCGATTATACAATCCGACATAA
- a CDS encoding homoserine O-acetyltransferase family protein has protein sequence MSDYQLFEYRDAFTLESGITLPGYHLAYHTYGTLDPQKNNVVWIFHALTASSDAASWWPGLTGPGKLFDPDKYFIVCVNMPGSCYGSIGPLEKKPGSTHLYYDDFPVFTIHDMVNAYKPLRRFLGIEQIHIGIGGSMGGQQLLEWAIDEPDAFEYIIPIATNAWHSAWGKAFNASQRWCIESDHTWGHPSPEAGMQGMKIARSVALLSYRHYQTYDLFQSDDAPYATTQYKAGSYQQYQGEKLAKRFNAFSYYRLSTSMDSHHVGRKRPDAPTALRTITAKTLVIGIETDILFPLSEQQYLAQHIRGARLAVINSLYGHDGFLLEFEVIEKEITAFLNKPLTEKVQDKDVPVQWLTGE, from the coding sequence ATGAGCGATTATCAATTGTTTGAATACCGCGATGCATTTACGCTGGAAAGCGGTATCACCCTGCCAGGCTATCACCTGGCTTATCATACCTACGGGACCTTAGATCCACAAAAGAATAATGTGGTGTGGATTTTCCACGCCCTGACTGCCAGCAGTGATGCAGCCAGTTGGTGGCCTGGGCTGACAGGGCCGGGAAAGTTGTTTGACCCTGACAAATATTTCATTGTTTGCGTCAATATGCCCGGCAGTTGCTATGGCAGCATCGGGCCCCTGGAAAAAAAGCCGGGAAGCACTCATTTGTATTATGATGATTTCCCGGTATTCACGATACACGATATGGTGAATGCCTATAAGCCCCTGCGCCGCTTTCTTGGCATTGAGCAGATACATATTGGCATTGGCGGATCCATGGGTGGCCAGCAATTACTGGAATGGGCTATTGATGAGCCGGACGCTTTTGAATATATTATACCTATTGCTACCAATGCCTGGCATTCGGCCTGGGGTAAAGCCTTCAATGCATCGCAACGCTGGTGCATTGAATCCGACCATACCTGGGGTCATCCCTCACCGGAAGCTGGTATGCAGGGCATGAAGATCGCCCGCAGTGTGGCGCTGCTCTCCTACCGGCATTACCAGACTTATGACCTGTTCCAGTCGGATGACGCCCCTTACGCTACGACGCAGTATAAAGCAGGCTCTTACCAGCAATACCAGGGGGAAAAGCTGGCCAAACGGTTTAATGCATTCAGTTATTACCGGCTGAGCACCAGTATGGACAGTCATCATGTAGGCCGTAAACGGCCGGATGCGCCCACCGCCCTGCGGACCATTACTGCCAAAACACTGGTGATAGGGATTGAAACAGATATCCTGTTTCCGCTTTCCGAACAGCAATACCTGGCTCAACATATACGGGGTGCAAGATTGGCCGTGATCAACTCCCTGTATGGGCATGATGGTTTCCTGCTGGAATTTGAGGTGATCGAAAAGGAGATTACCGCTTTTTTAAATAAGCCACTAACAGAAAAAGTTCAGGATAAGGATGTTCCGGTGCAATGGCTTACGGGGGAATAA
- a CDS encoding O-acetylhomoserine aminocarboxypropyltransferase/cysteine synthase family protein, which translates to MSQQWHFDTLQLHAGQQIDPTTKARAVPIYQTTSYGFDNAAHAADLFGLRQFGNIYTRIMNPTTDVFEKRIAALEGGVAAVATSSGQAAQFIALSNILQAGDNFVSTSYLYGGTYNQFKVSFKRLGIEARFVEGDDANNFAKYIDKNTKAIYLETIGNPRLNIPDFEKFAQLAREYDLPLIVDNTFGAAGYLFRPLEHGAHIVVESATKWIGGHGTAIGGVIVDGGNYNWGNGKFPQFTEPSEGYHGLKFWEVFGEGNPLGLPNIAFAIRARVEGLRDFGPSLSPFNAFLLLQGLETLSLRVQRHVENALALATWLQNHPLVEFVEYPGLESSPYHKLARKYLPNGFGGILNFGIKGDKEKASQLIDSLKLASHLANVGDAKTLVIHPASTTHEQLSAAEQIVSGVRPNQVRVSAGIEHISDIIADFEQAIDKVFAKELVS; encoded by the coding sequence ATGAGTCAGCAATGGCACTTCGACACCTTACAATTGCATGCCGGTCAACAAATTGACCCTACCACCAAAGCAAGAGCCGTACCTATTTACCAAACCACTTCCTATGGGTTTGACAATGCAGCCCATGCCGCCGATCTGTTTGGACTACGGCAGTTTGGCAATATCTACACCCGCATTATGAACCCTACCACAGATGTCTTTGAAAAACGCATTGCAGCGCTGGAAGGAGGTGTCGCAGCGGTGGCCACCAGTTCCGGACAAGCGGCACAATTTATTGCGCTGAGTAATATATTGCAGGCGGGAGACAACTTCGTTTCTACCTCCTATTTATATGGCGGTACCTATAACCAGTTCAAGGTATCTTTTAAACGCCTGGGCATTGAGGCCCGTTTTGTAGAAGGTGATGATGCAAACAATTTTGCCAAATATATTGATAAGAACACCAAAGCCATTTATCTCGAAACCATTGGCAATCCCCGTCTCAATATTCCTGATTTTGAAAAGTTTGCCCAACTGGCCCGTGAGTACGACCTGCCCCTGATCGTGGATAATACTTTTGGCGCTGCCGGTTATTTATTCCGGCCATTGGAGCATGGCGCTCATATCGTAGTGGAATCGGCTACCAAGTGGATCGGCGGGCATGGCACAGCCATCGGCGGTGTAATAGTAGATGGCGGCAATTATAACTGGGGCAATGGCAAGTTCCCGCAATTCACCGAACCCTCAGAAGGTTATCACGGTCTGAAGTTCTGGGAAGTATTTGGCGAAGGTAACCCGCTCGGCCTGCCCAATATCGCTTTTGCTATCCGTGCACGGGTTGAAGGCCTGCGCGACTTTGGCCCCTCTCTGAGCCCTTTCAATGCATTCCTCTTATTACAGGGCCTGGAAACATTGTCCTTGCGTGTACAACGCCATGTAGAGAATGCGCTGGCCCTGGCTACCTGGCTGCAAAATCATCCGCTGGTAGAGTTTGTGGAGTATCCCGGACTGGAAAGCAGTCCTTACCACAAACTGGCGCGCAAGTACCTGCCCAATGGATTTGGCGGCATCCTGAATTTCGGTATTAAAGGGGACAAAGAAAAAGCCAGTCAGTTGATTGATTCCCTGAAGCTGGCCAGTCACCTGGCCAATGTAGGCGATGCCAAAACGCTGGTGATACATCCTGCCTCCACCACCCACGAACAACTGAGTGCAGCAGAACAAATTGTTTCAGGCGTTCGCCCCAACCAGGTAAGGGTGAGTGCAGGTATTGAACACATCAGTGACATTATAGCCGATTTTGAACAGGCTATTGATAAAGTCTTTGCCAAAGAACTCGTATCATAA